The sequence below is a genomic window from bacterium.
AACCTTTCTTGGGCAAAGCGCCAGCATCCGGCGCGCCTCCCGCCGAGCGGGATCAATCTCGAGGGCGGCTTCCCCGGCTCCCTCGCGGCCAGCCAATCGGCCGGCGCCGTTCAATGCGTGAAGAGCGGCGCCTTGCCAACCACGAAGTTGCCGATCGTCGCCTGGGCGCTGCCATAGGTGCTGCCCGGGTGGTCGGCACCGAAGATCATCGGCGTGTTGGGCGCGAACTGCAGCTCGCCCGGGTACTGGTTCCGGCCGACGACCTGATTGTCGATCGTGAGCTCCGTGCGGCCCTGCCCCGAATCGTCCTTGCCCCAGGAGAAGTTGATCGTCTTCTCCTGGCCCGCCTGCCAATCAGCGATGCGGAAGCTGATGTCGGCTTCCTTGCCGGTGTTGTCGGTCAGGATGGCGCGCAGAAACTCGCCATTCTTCACGATCTCGAGGCGATTGTTCCACTCGTGTTCCTGGCGGATCTGCACCAGGGCGTTGTCACTGGCATCGGCACCGGCCCATTCCGGCTTGAGCGTGAAGGAGATGCTGCCCTCCTTCGAGGCGTTGCCGGCGTTGGGGAACTCGACGCGGGTATTGGCCTCGACCTTGATGCCCTGGTCCCCGTTCTCCGCGTCCTTGACCTCGCCCACCGTCTGGCCATCGGCTTCGACGATGTCCTTGGTGGTGTCCAACTTGAGCGCCACGTCGTCGCCGTTGTCGCTCTGCACCGGGCGGTCGAGATCGCTCTTCGTCGGCGGCCGTGAGCTCAGGGACTCGACCAGATCGGCCTGCCGCTCCGCTTTCGGCGCGACGCGCCCGGCGCCGCCGATGTCCGCCACCGTGGCGCCGCTGCCGCCCTTGCCACCGGCGGAGCTCCCGGAAGTCCCGACCGATCCGCCCGCGCGCGCGCCGCCACCGACCACGGCCGCCGAGCCGCCGCGGCCCGCGAACCCCCCGGAGCCGCCGCTCGCTCCGCCAGATCCGCCGCCAAGCGATCCGCCGCGGGTGCCGCCGACGCCGGCCGGGCCGCCGAGGCGGCCGCCACGCCCGTCCGAGCCGCCGGCATAATCCCCGAGCCCGGTTCCCGGATGGCCGGCGCGGTCGGTCGCTGACAGCGCGGCCAGTTGGGCGTCCTCCGGACTCTCCGAGAAGAACCGCAGCGCGAACAGCGCGACCGCGGCCACGACGATGGCGATGACGACGAAATTTCCCCGTTCCATAGGCCCCGATGTGTCCCTGTGGGCGATGCTGGCTGGCGTCAGTCAACGTGTCAAGTTGCCGTCTCGCGTCGGCGCGCCGCACCGGGGCCGCGCCGTTGAAGCGACCGCGAGCCCAGGCTAGCGTCGCCCGGTGGAACCGCTCTACGAGCGCGTCCTGGCGTTCATCGCCGACCCCGCGGTCGACCGGTTCGAGGACCTGGCGCTGGCGACGTTCGCCCATCAGTTCGCACACTGCGCTCCCTACCGGGACTTCGCGCGCCGCCGCGGCGCCACCCCCGACTCGGTGCGCGACTGGCTCGGGATTCCGCCCGTCCCGATGGTCGCGTTCAAGCACGCCGAGCTGACCTGCGGCGCGCCACAGCGCATCTTCCTGTCGAGCGGCACCACCCGCGGCGCGGCCCTCCGCTCCCGCCACCTGTTGCCCGACCTCCGCCTCTACCGCGCCGCGGCGCTCGCTGGTCTGCGTCGCTTCCTCTTTCCCGACGTCAGCCGCATGCGCCTCGTCTCCCTCATTCCGTCGACCGAGGAGCAGCCGGATTCCTCGCTGGCGCAGATGGTCGCCTGGGCCCTGGAGGAATTCGCATCCGACGGCGGGTATGCCGCCGACGCCGACGGGCTGGCCGTCGACCGCCTGGTCACCGCCCTGGAGGCGAGCGAGCGCGAGGGGCAGCCGCTGGCGATCCTGACCACCACCGCCGCGCTGCTGCGCGCCCTCGACGCGCTGCGCGATCGCGGTCGCGCCTTCCGCCTGCCGCACGGCAGCCGGCTGATGGATACCGGCGGCGACAAGGGCGCGCCCCGCCGCCTGTCGCGCAACGGTCTGCTGCATGCCGTCTGGGGCGCCTTCGCGATCCCCGGATACTTCGTGGTCAATGAGTACGGCATGGCCGAGCTCTCCAGCCAGTACTACGACAGCGTCGTGGCCGATCGCGTCGCCGGCCAGCACGCGCCGCGCCGCAAGCTCGGCCCGCACTGGGCCCGTGCCCGCCTGCTCGATCCGACGACCCTCGCTCCCGCCGCGCCCGGTACCGTCGGGCTCGTCTGCCACGTCGACCTCGCCAACGCCGGCAGCGCCATGGCGATCCTCTCCGAGGACCTCGCGGTCGCCGTCGCCGACGGCTTCGAGTTGCGCGGTCGCGCTCCCGGCGCCGAGGAGCGCGGCTGCTCGCTCGCCGCCGCGCAATGGGACGCGGCGTGACGGCCTCGCTCACGGCGGTTCAGCCTTCCCGCGTCGGCAGCGATGACACGACCCCGGCGGAGCTGGCGCGGGTCATCGCCGCCCTGCGAGGCGTTCAACCGCAGCTCGCCGGGCGTTCGCGCCAGGCGACGATCCAGACGCTGGAGCAGGTCGCGGCCGACTGGATCGCGCCGCATTCGTCCTGGCTGGAACGCGCCGTCGCCGTTCTGCCCGCGGCCACCGGCTTCTCGGGGCCGATGATTCGCCGCGCGCTGCCGACCATGCTGGCACCGCTGGCCGCGCCGGCGCTCGCCGATCTCGTGCGGCGCGAAGCCGGCGACCGGCAGGGGCCGGCGCTCGCCCTGCACGTGCTGCCCGGCAACCTCCCCGGCATGGCGGCGATCCCGGCTGCGCTCTCGCTCGCGGTCGGCGCCGCGGCGCTGCTCAAGCCCGGTCGCGGCGACCGGCAGTTCCCAGGCCTCTTCATCGCCTCGGTCGCGGCCAGGGATCCCGAGCTCGCCGCGTGTCTCGCCGCCCCCTACTGGCCCGGCGGCGATCGCGCCTGCGAGGACGTCGCGCTCGCCGCCGCCGATCTGACCGTCGCGTCCGGCGACGACGCCACCGTCGCCGACCTCGCCCGCCGCAGCCGCGGCCGTTTCATCGGTCACGGCCATCGCATCAGCTTCGCCGTGGTGACCGCCGGACTCGCCGGCGACGCGGCCACCGCCGCCGACCTCGCGTTCGACACCGCCGTCTGGGATCAACGCGGCTGCCTGTCGCCGCAGCTCTGCTTCGTCGTCGGCGAGCGGGATGCCGCGCTGGCGCTCGGCGCCGCCGTCGCCGGCGAGCTGGCGCGCCTCGCCGACATCCTGCCGCCGGCACGGCTCGGGGTCGGCGACCGCCTCGCCATTCGCCGCCTGCGCGACGAATCCGAGTGGGCGACGTTCGCTGGCGAACGGGCCCGCGTGTTGGCGGCGGCCGACG
It includes:
- a CDS encoding long-chain fatty acid--CoA ligase; this encodes MEPLYERVLAFIADPAVDRFEDLALATFAHQFAHCAPYRDFARRRGATPDSVRDWLGIPPVPMVAFKHAELTCGAPQRIFLSSGTTRGAALRSRHLLPDLRLYRAAALAGLRRFLFPDVSRMRLVSLIPSTEEQPDSSLAQMVAWALEEFASDGGYAADADGLAVDRLVTALEASEREGQPLAILTTTAALLRALDALRDRGRAFRLPHGSRLMDTGGDKGAPRRLSRNGLLHAVWGAFAIPGYFVVNEYGMAELSSQYYDSVVADRVAGQHAPRRKLGPHWARARLLDPTTLAPAAPGTVGLVCHVDLANAGSAMAILSEDLAVAVADGFELRGRAPGAEERGCSLAAAQWDAA